The following coding sequences are from one Alosa alosa isolate M-15738 ecotype Scorff River chromosome 13, AALO_Geno_1.1, whole genome shotgun sequence window:
- the LOC125306524 gene encoding uncharacterized protein LOC125306524, whose amino-acid sequence MAWYPVAITPLVHQNQPTGHTHTTTSVGSNSESGLLTTISGVDPTAQAPRPLAEELAKDPEHRIQPETMSCPPSSPNMSPTVSTADDPSLPGPHRYRCAVVVLGLLTALLLSALVASLVYYHGYVSNTIDNRYITLMIHNANLSNFNKIVQARYDNASAANQHLHSEMVLLQEEKKTLTMERDHLNRTLEFIFHFSVFPVDDYCPVTDNSTQGLHQ is encoded by the exons ATGGCCTGGTACCCGGTCGCAATCACTCCACTCGTCCACCAGAACCAGCCCACTGGCCATACCCACACCACCACTTCAGTTGGATCAAACTCGGAAAGTGGCCTGCTGACCACAATCAGTGGAGTAGACCCAACAGCACAGGCACCACGCCCGTTGGCTGAAGAGTTGGCAAAGGATCCAGAGCACCGAATACAGCCTGAAACCATGTCCTGTCCGCCAAGCTCCCCTAATATGAGTCCAACAG TCTCCACAGCAGATGACCCGTCTCTGCCTGGCCCTCACCGATATCGCTGTGCCGTGGTGGTCCTTGGCCTGCTgactgctctcctcctctctgcactgGTGGCTTCACTTGTTTATT ATCATGGCTATGTGTCTAACACTATCGACAACAGATATATCACCTTAATGATCCACAATGCCAACCTGAGCAACTTCAATAAAATTGTACAGGCTCGTTATGACAACGCAAGTGCTGCAAACCAGCATCTGCATTCAGAaatggttttactgcaggaggAAAAGAAAACACTAACGATGGAAAGAGACCATCTCAATCGGACCCttgagtttattttccatttcagtGTTTTTCCAGTTGATGATTACTGTCCTGTCACAGATAATTCAACACAAG